The following coding sequences are from one Plasmodium knowlesi strain H genome assembly, chromosome: 9 window:
- a CDS encoding 60S ribosomal protein L36, putative, with protein MGKKSTIKPATGIAVGFNSGHVVTKRNLKQSIKKKPKSQKKELINDVVREITGFSPYEKRLIELIKIGTSAATKRSLKYAKKKLGTHKRGKAKREEIQKIVIMQRRKAATEKH; from the exons atgggaaagaaatCAACTATCAAGCCGGCGACTGGAATAGCAG TCGGTTTCAACAGCGGACATGTGGTCACCAAGAGGAATCTCAAGCAGAGCATCAAGAAGAAGCCCAAAtcccaaaaaaaggaacttatAAATGACGTCGTTAGAGAAATAACTGGATTTAGTCCATATGAGAAAAGATTAATCGAATTGATCAAAATCGGTACTTCTGCTGCCACGAAGAGAAGCTTAAAATATGCCAAGAAAAAGTTGGGCACGCATAAAAGGGGCAaggcaaaaagggaagaaatacaaaaaattgtaattatgcaaagaagaaaggcCGCAACAGAGAAGCACTAA